Genomic window (Mycoplasmopsis citelli):
ATATTTAATTGCATAAGCTAAAGCCAATGTAGTTCCTCAACTGCCGCCGAAAAGTAGAATTTGCTTTAAATTTAGTTTTTGTCTAACTAATTCGATGTCTTCCACTAAATTTTGTGTGCTATTTTCTCTTAATTCACAATAAGGAAGACTTTTATTTGTTCCTCTCTGATGGATTAAAACTATAAAATATTTATCCAAAGGAATTAATTTTTGTAATTTTTGTGAATTAAATCCCCCGCCAGGACCTCCATGAATTACAAAAACTGGCATATTTTGTCTGTTTCCGTAAGTTTCATAATAAACTTTATGCAAATTAGTTTCTAGATAATCAAATTGAAAATTATTATTCATATGATAATTGTACTTTTTTATACAAAAAAGCAACGTAAAGACGTTGCTTAAAAATTTAATTATTTTTCATTTGGCCTTGAAAAGACATATCTACCAGTTTCAGTAACTAATATATCATCTTCAATCCTTGCTCCACCTATTCCTTCTAAATAAATTCCAGGTTCAACTGTAATAATCATTCCAGGTTCTAAAATATAATCAGATCTTGATGAAACATTCGGAAATTCGTGAACATCAATTCCAAGACCATGCCCTGTTCCGTGTAAAAAGTAATCTCCATATCCTTTTGAAATAATGTAATCACGGCAAATTTTGTCAATTTCGCTAGCTTTAATTCCTGGTTTAACATTTTTTCTACCTAAATAAGCTGCTTCTTCAACAATTTGCAAAATTTCTAACATTTTAGGATTTGCTTTATTTTTATCACCTAAAATTGTGGTTCTTGTAATATCAGCTGTATAACCTTTGTATAAAGCTCCAAAATCAACTTTCAATAAAGAATTATCTTCAATTAGTTTGTCGGTAGGGTGATGGTGTGGTTCAGCTGATGAAGCTCCTGAAGCGATAATTTCATCAAATCCTTCTTTATCTGCTCCGTGTTTTTTCATTAAGAAGTTAAGCATTGCAGCTCCTTCTTTTTCCGAAACACCAGGTTTTACTCACTGGATAAATTCTTCATATGCAGCTAAAGAAATATCGATAACTTTTTGCATTTTTTCAATTTCTTCAGCACTTTTGATAATTCTTAAATCCTGAGCATCTACTCATTGCACTTGTTGCGGTTTAACTAACGAAACAATTCGATTTTCTCAATTTTTAACTAAATAATTATTTTCTAAAACAATTGAATTGAATTTTTTATTATCAAATCATTTTTTAAGAACATCACCAGTCATTAGCACAACTTCTACATTTTTAGCATGTTTTTGACAATATTCAATATAACGAGAATCAACAAATAAGGTTGCTTTATCTTTTTCAATAACAATTAAACCATCTGATGTTTGAACTCCTGCGTACCATAATCTAGTTTGTGGAGCTTCTGAAATATAAGCATCAACTTTTAAATTTTCAAACATTTTATCTAATCTTTTTCTGTCCATTTTTCTCCTATTCATTTACTTGTTCACTAAATTATAAACTTTTAAAATAAATTATCTTATTTTAGTTTAAAAAAGCACAAAATATGTGCTTTAATTGTTGAGATTTATTTTGAAGCTAAAGCAAGCTCAACTAAAGTTTTAACCATTGCACCATCTGGTTTTGAACCTTTATTAGCTGTTCCAGCAACATCAAGGTGAATGTATTCAACATCTTCAGTAAATTCTTTTAAAAACATTGCAGCCGAAGAACTTCCAGCTCCAGCACCACTAAGATCAGTATTTTTAAGGTCTGCAACTACTGAATTTTTAATTTCTTTAGCAAACTCTTCATCTAAAGGCATTCTTCAAACAAGTTCCTTAGCTCTATCAGCTGCTTGCTTTAAATCATCTCAAGCTTTATCGGTGGTAGCTCATACTCCAGTGTATGTGTGTCCTAAAGCCACTAAAATAGCTCCAGTTAAAGTCGCTACATCCACAAGTCTTGTTGCTTTAAGTTCTCTAACAGCATATGTTAATCCATCAGCCATAACGAGTCTTCCTTCAGCATCAGTGTTATTAACTTCAACAGTTTTTCCATTCATTGAGGTTCATACTGAGTCTGGAAGAGAAGCATCCCCATTAACTCTATTATCGGTAATACACATAATAGCTGCAACATTTGTTTTAGGTTTTAATTGTGCAATTGCTTTAAGAGCACTAGCAACAAATACCGAACCAGACATATCAAATTTCATATCAAGCATTGAACGACTTGGTTTAAGTGAGTATCCTCCTGAATCAAAAGTAATTCCTTTACCTACATAAACAGTTTTTTCTTGAGATTCTGGATTTCCATTGTATTCAATAACTACAACTCTTGGTTCATAAACGCTTCCACGGTTAACCGAAAGTAAAAGCCCCATTTTTAAATCTTCAATTTGTTTTTTGTTTAAAACAGTAACTTTTAAGTTTTCATATTGAGATAAGTTTTTTTCAACTAATTCAGCAAGATACTCAGAGTTTAAAATATTTGGTGGGGTTACTTGTAAGTCTCTAGCAAAGTTAACAGCTTCTGATAAAATGGTATATTTTTCAAAAACATCTTTATATAAATTTTCGTTTGCTTGCATGAGTAGTGAAGTTTGGTATTTAGTGTCTTTTTTAAGTGTTTTAGCGTTGTAAATTTTTGCATTTACAAAATTATATGCTTCAGTAAAAGCTCTTACTACACAAGGTTCACAAACTACCCCTTTAACAAATGAATCAAGGTCCACTTGAACATTTCTGCTTTGAGAAGCAAAATAGCTTTTAGCAAATTTAAAGACAACTTCAAATTTATAATCTTTTTCTTCTCCTAAATAAACTAAAGCTTCGTTTTTATCTAGGTATTCAGTTACTGTTGAATTTTTTTCAATTAAAGTAGATGGATATTCATCGCCTTTAAAAACAGCTTTTAATAATAAGTCGTTATTTCTGACTTTATCAATTTGTTTAATTTTCATATTAATCCTTTCTAAACTATATAAATTTTACCTTTTTGAAAAATAAACCTTATAAGTTTTTAGCAAATTCTACCAAGGTTGCAACCAATACACCTTGAGGTTCACCTTTAAAATCAGCTGTACCTGCAATATCGCAGTGAATATAATCTACATCTTTAACAAATTCTTTCAAAAACATAGCCGCTTGTGAAGAATCTTGACGCACAGTTGAACTTCAGTTTAATAAATCAGCAACTTTTGAAGATTTATTCCCTTTATCATAATCTTCATGCATTGGCATTCTTCAAACTTTTTCTTTAACTTGTGAAGCAGCTTTTAAAAAAGATTTAACTTTAGCATCGCTTTGGCTAAATACTCCAGTATAAACATGTCCAAGTGAAGATAAAATAGCTCCAGTTAAAGTCGCAACATCCACAATTGTAGTTGCTTTAAGTATTTCAGCTGCATAATAAAGACCATCTGCAAGCACTAATCTACCCTCAGCATCAGTATCAGCAACTTCAACTCATTTTCCGCTCATTGATTGATAAACATTTTCTGGTAAAGAAGCATCCCCGTTAATTCTATTATCGGTAATGCACATAATTGCAGAGACATTTTTAGCTAGTTTTAATTGAGCAATTGCCTTTAGAGCATATGCAACAATTGCTGAACCAGACATATCGAATTTCATACCTTCCATATGATATCCTTTGGTGTTAACTCCTCCAGTATCAAATGTAATTCCTTTACCTACATAAACAGTTTTTTCTTGAGATTCTGGATTTCCATTGTACTCAATAACCACAACTCTTGGTTCGTGAGTACTTCCTTTATTTACCGAGAGTAAAAGCCCCATATTTAGTTGTTCAATTTCTTTTTTAGTAAGAACTTTAACTTTTAAATTTTCAATTCCTGATAAATCTGAAGCAACAAAAGAAGCTAAATTTTCACTATTTAAAAAGTTTTCTGGAGTAATTTGTAAGTTTCTTGTTGTTGTAATTGCTTCAGCAACAATAAGTAATTCTTTTAAATATTTATCATCATAATTTTGAACTAAAAGTGATAATTCTTTTTCTTCTGTTTTTTCTGATTTAAAAGTTTTTTTAAATAATTTTGCACTTCCAAAATCAGTTGATAAAACTGCAAGACGAAGAGCTTCTTCTTTATTAAATTTTTCTTCCAATGAAGCAACATCTAAAACATAATCACGATTAATTGATTTTGGAAGTTTTCTTAAGAGATTTTGAACTTCAAAGTATGAAAAATATTCTTTTTCAACATATAAATAAGCAACATTATTTGATAAATCTTCAGTAATGTGATTTTGTTTTTTAATTACAAATTCTGGGTGTGAAGAATTTTCAAATACTATCTTTAAAGCAATATTATTTTCATTTAATTTTTCTTGAATTTTAATCATTTTATTCTCCTACTGAATTTTCTTTTATAAATAATTGCAGTGATAAATTTGCACTTTCTCGATAAGCTCTAGTTAAACCACCGGCACCTAGTTTTATACCCCCGAAATATCTAACAGTTATAACTAATAAGTTATTAAGTTTTTTAATTTTTAATAATTCGTAAATTGGTCTTCCGGCAGTGTTTTTTGGTTCTCCGTCATCACTAAATCCTGCATTTTCTCGTCCATCTTCTAAAAATAAGTAAGCATAACAAATATGTCTTGCTTTTTTGTGTTCTTTAGCAATTTTTTGCAAAAAATTTTTAATTTCATTTTTATTAGATATGCGAAAAATGTATGAATAAAAAGAAGATTTTTTAACTATAAGCTCACTCCTATAATTCATATTAGTAATTATATTTATTTTATGAATATTTAAAAACTTAATTTATTGAAACTTATCTAAAATATCAAATAAATTTACCAAATAGTATAATTTCAGTAGTATAATTTTTAACTTTAAAAATTAACAAAGGAGATATATAAAAATATGAGCAAAAAATTATCAATTGAAATTAAAGATGTTGAAAAGTTACAATTTTTCATCAAAGAAACAGCACAAGAAGGTGATTATATTGATTTAAACGATCTTTTAAACAAAGATTTTACCAATATTCACTCTTTTAAAAGTGATTTAACTGAAAAATTAAAAAACATGTATAAGCAAAGTTTTTTACAAGAATATGAGCAAACAAAAAAACAAGAAAATGAAAAAACTATTTCATTAATTGAAAATAATTTAAAACTTGAATTTGAAGCAAAAAAAGAAAAAGAAATTCAAGATCAAAAAGATCAATTTACACAAGAATTAAGTAAAAAAGAATCGGAATTAGTAAAGGTAAAGAGTGATTTAGAATCTCTTAAAATTCAAAAAGAAGAGCAAGAAAAAAGAATTGATTTGATTAAAAAAGATCTTCAAAATGAAATAGAAAATCAAAAAAATATCGAAATTCAAGGACTTAAGTTTAATTATGAACAACAAATAAATCAAAAAGAAAATGAAATTGTTAAATTAAAAACTAATTTAGAAATTGAAAAAAGTAGTGCTGAACAAAAAATTAAAGATACTGTAGAAAATGAAGTTGGTAAAAGAGAAAATGATTTAATCAGACAATATGAAGAAAAATTAAGAAACGAAGTTAAAGAAAAAGAAATAAAAATTTCGTCTCTTGAACGAGAACTTAATGATTTTTCGAAAATGTCTACAAAAATGATTGGAGAAGATTTAGAAAATAAAGTTGAAGATCGACTACGTGAAATGTTTGCTCCATTTAGAGAATTTGTAAAATTTGGAAAAATTACAAAAGCCAAATCTGAAAAAAATGCTGATGAAACTTCACTTGAAGGAAAAAAAACTAAGGCTGATTTTTATGTTGAGTTTTTAAGCAAAAAAACTCAAGAATCAATTGGAAAAATTATTATTGAATGTAAATCTCAAGAATCGGACAAAGGGACCACTAAAAACTCAGACCACTTTAAAAAGCTTGAAAAAGATCGAAATAAAGAAAATGCCCATTTTGCACTTCTTGTAACTAATTTAGAAGCTAATAAAGAATTTTTTGTCTATACACCTAATGAAGATGAGTATCAAAAAATTGTAGTGTTAAGATTACCTTTTTTAGGATCTGTTCTTTCGTTATTTTATTCTTATTTTGAAAAACTTGAAATGAGTAAAATTAATGAAGAATCAGTTCAAAGAGCTCAGGCATTTATGCTTGGAGCAGAAAATATAAAGAAAGTATTTATAGATTCTTTAAAAGGATTAAAAGATAGACAAGAAGAAATTTTTAAAGCAATTAATGGATTAAGATCTCAAACTGATAAGTTAGAAAAACTAGTTGATAAAATGGTTCGAATTGATCTTAATAAAATTTATAAATCTTTAACATTTCAACGTGATTTACCTTCTGAATTTTTATTAACTAATTTTCCTGAAACATCAGAAGAAAAATTAAAAGAACTACCATATGAAGAACTTATATCAAAATAAACTCCAAAAGTTATATTAAAAGAATATTAAAATAACTTGTCTTGTTTAATCAAAATACAAGTTATTTTAATTTAATTTTTCGTACAATTGAACAATTTCACTTACATTTAGTTGTTGAATACGCACATTTTCTGAATGTTTTAGTTCTGTAAATGATTGGATAATTTTATCTTTATTGTATTTTTTCAATAATGAATATATGAGCTTTTTTCTTCGATTAGCAAAACAAAGTTTAAAAAATTCTTTGATTTCATTTCATTGAGAAGTTGAAATATTTTCTTTAAAAACTAGCGATACAATAGCTGAATCGACTTTTGGGGCCGGAGAAAAACAAGATGCTTTAACAATAAATTCTAATTTGACTTTTGCCAAATATTGGCAAGATACAGATAATTTTGAATATTCAGGAGAATTAATTGAAGCACTCATTCTTTGGGCAACTTCTTTTTGCACCATTAGCAAAACACCTTTAAATTTATCTTTGTTTTCAAAAATTTTAAATAAAATATCGGTAGTAATGTAATAAGGAATATTAGCGATAATATAAGTATTTTTAAAAGTGTTTAAATCAGCTTTTAAAAAGTCTTCATTTATAATTTTTAAGTTTTTTTGCTCTGAAAATTGAGCATTTAAAATATTTACCATATCCGAATCTATTTCGTAGCAAGTTACTTCAGAAGCATTTTTAACTAATTCTTTAGTTAATGCTCCTCTTCCAGGGCCTATTTCTAAAACTGGTTGATTGTTAAAGTCAAAAACTTCAATAATTTTATTAATAATATTTTGGTCTTTTAAAAAGTTTTGACCAAAATGTTTTTTAGCATAAATTTCCTTTTTCATACTATTTTAGGTTAAAAAGGTCTCTTAAGTTTTGATTTATTTTTGAAACAAATTTATCCATCCCCACTTTTTTTAGTCCTGCAATATAATAAGCAACAAATAAAACAGTATTTGGTTCATTGGTTTGTCCACTATAAGGATGAACTCTTAAATATGGAGAATCAGTTTCAGTTAAGATTTGATTTAAAGGTAAATATTCTATAACTTCTCTTGTTTGACTTGCACTTCCATAAGTGACTACCCCACTAAAAGAAAAATAGCAATTTAACTCTTGAAATTTTTTTGTTCATTCTAAGTTTCCGGCAAAAGTATGAAGCATTGATTTAACCTTATATTTTTTCATAATATTATAAGCATCTTGATATGCATTTCATACATCTTCTTTATCACGAATATGCACAACTATTGGTAAATTATGTTCTTGTGCAAGAATAATTTGTTTTTCAAAAGCTTGTCTTTGTAATTTGTGATCTGGACCATCATCGTAAAAATAATCAAGTCCAATTTCACCTATTGCAACAATATCTTTTTTAAGTAAAGGTAAAATTAATTTTACATCTTCAATTTGTTTAAGATCTTCAGGATGAATCCCGACAGCTGCCTTAACAATTGCATTTTTTTTAGCGAGTTCAACGACTTTATGATTTTCATCCCGATGTCCTCCATTAACAATCATAAATTCGATGTTATGAGTTTTAGCTTGATTGATAATTTCGTCAATTACTCAATCAGGATAAAATCTATTTGTAAGATGGTTATGTGCATCTATAAAGTTATTTTTTTTCTTTGCCATATTATTTTCCTAAACAAAAGTTCTTAAACATTGCATCTAAAAGATCTTCTTTATTTACATTTCCTTTGATATTTTGTAATGATTCTCACGCATCGTATAAATCAACAATAATTACATCAAAAGTCATTCCTGATTGAATTGTCAAAATTGCATTATCAATTGAAATTAATGCTTGTTTAACTAACGAAAGTTGTCTGGTGTTAGATAAAATTCGTTCATCTAAAACATTAATATTATCAAAATGAGCAACAAGAGCATTTTCTAGCTCTTGAATTTGATTTTCCTTAGCTGAAATAGAAACAAATTCTTTAGAACTTAAAATGTTTAAGTCAGCTTTATTCATTACTTTGATGTAAATTTTATTGTTTTTTGTTGCTTCTTGATAAATTAAATCATCATATTGGTTATTTTCTTGGGTTGGGTCAAAGACATGAATAACAAGATCGGCTTTTTGAATTTGTTCAAAAGATTTTGCAATTCCAATTGATTCAACTTTTTCTTTTGCTTCTCTAATTCCGGCCGTATCAACTAATTTAAATAACATTCCTTGAATTTGGTATGAAGCTTCAATTGTATCACGAGTAGTTCCGGCTATATCAGTGACAATAGCTTTATCTTCAGAAAGAAGAGCATTTAAAATACTACTTTTACCCACATTAGGTTTTCCAACTAAAGCAACTTTTACTCCTTCAAAAACATAGCGAGCATTTTCAGATAAAGAAACAATTTCTTGAAGTTGAATTTTAAGTTTGTTCAAACTTGTTAGCATAATTTGATCATCAATATTTTCTAAATCTAAATACTCAGGATAATCGATATTTACTTCACTAAGTCCAATTAAATAAGAAATATCATTAATGAATTTATCAATTAATTCGCTCGTTTTTCCGTTGAATTTGTTAATTGAGGCTTTGCTTTGCAAAGTAGTTTGAGCAAAAATTAATTCGTGAATGGCTTCAGCTTTTACTAGGTCAATTTTTCCATTTAAAAAGGCTCTGCGAGTAAATTCGCCTTTTTCAGCAAGTCTAGCTCCGTTTTTTAAAATTGTTTCTAAAACTAAATTAGTAGTTATTATACCGCCATGACAATTAATTTCTACTAAAGGTTCTCCGCAGTAATTGTTGTAAATAATTTGACCTTCTTTTTCTTTCCCGACAAACCACATTACTAAAACTTCATCAATCATCTGTGGACCATCAAAAATATGACCATAAGTAATTTCATGATCTTTACCTTGTTTCCCTTTAAAAATTTTTGAAACTATTTTGGCAGCATCTGGACCAGCAACTCTAACTATTGAAATTGGTTGGTTAACATATGAACCAGATGAAATTGCAGCAATATTATCATACATATATATTAATTTTACCTTTTAAGTTCAAAAATTGCGTATTTTGCTAAAATTTTTATATGAACATTTTGGATACTTCAATAGCAGTTTTTGGTTGGTTTACTGTTGTTTTAACAGTTGGGTTATCATTTCCGCAACTTATTAAACTTCTTAAAGAAAGAAAAACGCAAAAAGTAAATTTTTATTCTTTTTGAATTTTGCACATTGGAATTTTAACTTGAACAATTTTTGGGGTATTAAGTGATTCAACAAATCCTTTTAAGCTTCAAAATGTTGTTATTGCTGATGGTGTTTCATTATTTGTTAATGGAATTATGACTTATTTACTTTATCATTTTTATGATTTTAATTTAACAAAACCAAGTAAGCTTCCGGTAGTACTACAAAGTGTCCAAGCTAGAAAATTGCTTGCTTTTGCCGGAGTATTATTAACTTGAGTAATTGGAATTATTTTCATTAGCCTTTACTTTAGTAATTCAGCTTTTCGAATTTCTTCAAATGCGGCCACAATTTTTGCTATTATAGCTCCATCACTAACAACTTTTGCTTTTGCTCCACAACTTTATACTTCAATAAAAAACAAAAATTGAAAAGGCATCTCACCAATGATGTTTATTATTTTTGAATTAAATAACTTTTGTTGAATTGTCTTTTGAATTTTATCAATTTCAAAATATGGAGCAAATTTAGATTTAATTGGTGGATTAATTTGACAAATTGTTTCATTTATTTTGTATGGATACCAATTAAGTATGGTTATTAGATTTAATTATTTTAAAGCAAATAATTTTGCTTAATTTTAATATGGGGTTTAGTTATGAAGATGAACATATTAGATATTAAAAAAATGGCTCACGAAATTTTAAAAAACCAACAAGTTGAAAATGATTTTATCGAATATAAGAAATCTCTCACTTTTAAGGGCAGTATTTTAAAAACTGCTTGTGCATTTGCTAATAATTACATGAATAATGAAATAGGATTAATATTTATTGGAGTTGAAGAAGTAGATGATGAAAAATCGGGAATAAAAGCTATTCCTAAAATACCTATATCAGGAATAGAAAAATCTCTTTTGGAAAAAACTGAAAAAGAAGTTAAATCTCTTCTCTCTCATATAAATGTACGTCCAAAAATTAATTATCAAATAATTGCAGATAAAATTGATAATAAACATTATATTGTTATTGCTATTGAAGAATATTATAATGGACCTTACACAACAACTGAAAAAGCAGAAAAAGATGAAAATATTAGACTTAAACAAGGAAAGTATATTAGAATAGAAAGAGATTCTCGTATTCCTACAAGTTCAGAAGAATATGAACTTACAAGAAAATTTGCGAATTTGAATTTTTCTTCTAGTTGAAATGAAAAAGCTACTCTTGATGATTTAAATTGAGATTATATGAAAAATATTTAAAGGAAATTGGAGTAAAAGAAGATACATTAAACTCAACTAAGCTTGAAATAGCAAAAAATTTAGAACTTATAGATGACGGGAAACACGGTTATTATAGAGTAAAAAACTTTGCAGTTCTTATGTTTTGCGAATATCCTAAAAAGTTTATTCCTAATGCTTATGTTGAAATTACTAGAGAAGTAAATGGTACCGATAAAATAGAATCTAAGATATTTGATGGACCAATATGAACTCAAGCTCAACAAGTTTCTCAATATTTTGAAGAGAATGTATTTTCTTCATACATAATAAGAACCAATAATAAAACTGAACATAATAAAATTTATAATTATCCGCTTAATGCTTTTAGAGAATTAGCTAATAATGCTATTTTGCACAATGAGTATGATAATAATGAGAATATAAGAATTACCTTTCATAAAAAATATATTTCTTTTGTTAATCATAACAAACCACTACCACCAGTTACAATTGAATCGATGAATAAAAAAGAAACTTTTGACACAAGAAAATATTTAAATAAAAAAATAAGAGAGATGTTCAAAGATTTAAAATTAATAGAATCATTTGGAACAGGAATTCGAAGAGCTAAAAATGCATTACGTGAAAATAAATCTCCTAAAGTGGAGTTTTATCCAATAACTAATAGTGAAAATGATAATTATACAGAAGCAATAATAAGAATAAATAAGGAATTTTTAAAAAATAGTAAGAATCACGTAATTATTAATGATGAATTAATAAATAAAGAAGAAAAAAAGAAAGAAATCATTTTTTTATTAAAATCTAATCCTAAATTAACTGCAGAACAAATTTCTAATAAATTGCAAATTAACGCTATTTGACATTATTTAAATGAACTTAAAAAAGAAAATAAAATAAAAAGAGTGGGTTCAACAAAAGGTGGGGAATGAATTGTTATTGAATAAAAAAGAATAATAATTAATCAAAGAAACATCAAAGAAACATCAAAGAAACATCAAAGAAACATCAAAGAAACATCAAAGAAACATCAAAGAAACATCAAAGAAACATCAAAGAAACATCAAAGAAACATCAAAGAAACATCAAAGAAACATCAAAGAAACATCAAAGAAACATCAAAGAAACATCAAAGAAACATCAAAGAAACATCAAAGAAACATCAAAGAAACATCAAAGAAACATCAAAGAAACATCAAAGAAACATCAAAGAAACATCAAAGAAACATCAAAGAAACATCAAAGAAACATCAAAGAAACATCAAAGAAACATCAAAGAAACATCAAAGAAACATCAAATATAAATATCTTCTAAAGAACAAACAAGATAAAATGAAAAATATAATTTTAAAACCAGAATAATTCATTCATCATTTAAATTTTATTTACAAAAGATTTTTTCTATTGCAGCATTATTAAATACTAATTATATTTTCTGAGTCAAAAATTTTAGATTATTTTAATAGATTAAAAAATTCAAATTTCATATGAACTTGTAAAGCTAGGCAATAAAATCTAAAATTAAGTGGTTCATATGAATTTTATATGTTTTAGTTATTATCTTTGTAAAATAAACTACAAATAAACTACAAATAAACTACAAATAAACTACAAATAAACTACAAATAAACTACAAATAAACTACAAATAAACTACAAATAAACTACAAATAAACTACAAATAAACTACAAATAAACTACAAATAAACTACAAATAAACTACAAATAAACTACAAATAAACTACAAATAAACTACAAATAAACTACAAATAAACTACAAATAAACTACAAATAAACTAGATAATAACTTCTATTAATTAAATTAATATATATCACAAAATAAATTTAAAATCGCATTTTGAAATGCGATTTTTGTTCTATTTTAAAATATAAAGGCCTTAAAACAAAAGCAATTTTTAAAGTTTTTATCAAATAGTCTTTTTGTATAATAATATATAAAGAAATTAAATTTTTAATTATTTAAAAATCCACAATAAATCATTTTAAGGAGAAAGAAGTGACAAAAGACACCAGCAAAAGACACAATCTATAGAATCCCTTATTGAATTCACATTTAATGGAATGTTAATAAAGGATTATGGATTAGATGTTAAGTTAGAGCAAGAAAGTCTAAATTT
Coding sequences:
- the rsmA gene encoding 16S rRNA (adenine(1518)-N(6)/adenine(1519)-N(6))-dimethyltransferase RsmA, with product MKKEIYAKKHFGQNFLKDQNIINKIIEVFDFNNQPVLEIGPGRGALTKELVKNASEVTCYEIDSDMVNILNAQFSEQKNLKIINEDFLKADLNTFKNTYIIANIPYYITTDILFKIFENKDKFKGVLLMVQKEVAQRMSASINSPEYSKLSVSCQYLAKVKLEFIVKASCFSPAPKVDSAIVSLVFKENISTSQWNEIKEFFKLCFANRRKKLIYSLLKKYNKDKIIQSFTELKHSENVRIQQLNVSEIVQLYEKLN
- a CDS encoding DUF2130 domain-containing protein, producing the protein MSKKLSIEIKDVEKLQFFIKETAQEGDYIDLNDLLNKDFTNIHSFKSDLTEKLKNMYKQSFLQEYEQTKKQENEKTISLIENNLKLEFEAKKEKEIQDQKDQFTQELSKKESELVKVKSDLESLKIQKEEQEKRIDLIKKDLQNEIENQKNIEIQGLKFNYEQQINQKENEIVKLKTNLEIEKSSAEQKIKDTVENEVGKRENDLIRQYEEKLRNEVKEKEIKISSLERELNDFSKMSTKMIGEDLENKVEDRLREMFAPFREFVKFGKITKAKSEKNADETSLEGKKTKADFYVEFLSKKTQESIGKIIIECKSQESDKGTTKNSDHFKKLEKDRNKENAHFALLVTNLEANKEFFVYTPNEDEYQKIVVLRLPFLGSVLSLFYSYFEKLEMSKINEESVQRAQAFMLGAENIKKVFIDSLKGLKDRQEEIFKAINGLRSQTDKLEKLVDKMVRIDLNKIYKSLTFQRDLPSEFLLTNFPETSEEKLKELPYEELISK
- a CDS encoding M17 family metallopeptidase; this encodes MKIKQIDKVRNNDLLLKAVFKGDEYPSTLIEKNSTVTEYLDKNEALVYLGEEKDYKFEVVFKFAKSYFASQSRNVQVDLDSFVKGVVCEPCVVRAFTEAYNFVNAKIYNAKTLKKDTKYQTSLLMQANENLYKDVFEKYTILSEAVNFARDLQVTPPNILNSEYLAELVEKNLSQYENLKVTVLNKKQIEDLKMGLLLSVNRGSVYEPRVVVIEYNGNPESQEKTVYVGKGITFDSGGYSLKPSRSMLDMKFDMSGSVFVASALKAIAQLKPKTNVAAIMCITDNRVNGDASLPDSVWTSMNGKTVEVNNTDAEGRLVMADGLTYAVRELKATRLVDVATLTGAILVALGHTYTGVWATTDKAWDDLKQAADRAKELVWRMPLDEEFAKEIKNSVVADLKNTDLSGAGAGSSSAAMFLKEFTEDVEYIHLDVAGTANKGSKPDGAMVKTLVELALASK
- a CDS encoding IMPACT family protein produces the protein MNYRSELIVKKSSFYSYIFRISNKNEIKNFLQKIAKEHKKARHICYAYLFLEDGRENAGFSDDGEPKNTAGRPIYELLKIKKLNNLLVITVRYFGGIKLGAGGLTRAYRESANLSLQLFIKENSVGE
- a CDS encoding aminopeptidase P family protein is translated as MDRKRLDKMFENLKVDAYISEAPQTRLWYAGVQTSDGLIVIEKDKATLFVDSRYIEYCQKHAKNVEVVLMTGDVLKKWFDNKKFNSIVLENNYLVKNWENRIVSLVKPQQVQWVDAQDLRIIKSAEEIEKMQKVIDISLAAYEEFIQWVKPGVSEKEGAAMLNFLMKKHGADKEGFDEIIASGASSAEPHHHPTDKLIEDNSLLKVDFGALYKGYTADITRTTILGDKNKANPKMLEILQIVEEAAYLGRKNVKPGIKASEIDKICRDYIISKGYGDYFLHGTGHGLGIDVHEFPNVSSRSDYILEPGMIITVEPGIYLEGIGGARIEDDILVTETGRYVFSRPNEK
- a CDS encoding TatD family hydrolase, whose translation is MAKKKNNFIDAHNHLTNRFYPDWVIDEIINQAKTHNIEFMIVNGGHRDENHKVVELAKKNAIVKAAVGIHPEDLKQIEDVKLILPLLKKDIVAIGEIGLDYFYDDGPDHKLQRQAFEKQIILAQEHNLPIVVHIRDKEDVWNAYQDAYNIMKKYKVKSMLHTFAGNLEWTKKFQELNCYFSFSGVVTYGSASQTREVIEYLPLNQILTETDSPYLRVHPYSGQTNEPNTVLFVAYYIAGLKKVGMDKFVSKINQNLRDLFNLK
- a CDS encoding M17 family metallopeptidase, with amino-acid sequence MIKIQEKLNENNIALKIVFENSSHPEFVIKKQNHITEDLSNNVAYLYVEKEYFSYFEVQNLLRKLPKSINRDYVLDVASLEEKFNKEEALRLAVLSTDFGSAKLFKKTFKSEKTEEKELSLLVQNYDDKYLKELLIVAEAITTTRNLQITPENFLNSENLASFVASDLSGIENLKVKVLTKKEIEQLNMGLLLSVNKGSTHEPRVVVIEYNGNPESQEKTVYVGKGITFDTGGVNTKGYHMEGMKFDMSGSAIVAYALKAIAQLKLAKNVSAIMCITDNRINGDASLPENVYQSMSGKWVEVADTDAEGRLVLADGLYYAAEILKATTIVDVATLTGAILSSLGHVYTGVFSQSDAKVKSFLKAASQVKEKVWRMPMHEDYDKGNKSSKVADLLNWSSTVRQDSSQAAMFLKEFVKDVDYIHCDIAGTADFKGEPQGVLVATLVEFAKNL